A single window of Chitinophaga sp. XS-30 DNA harbors:
- a CDS encoding SPFH domain-containing protein: protein MSTTTIILIILVLFLLVAFMSTFKVVPQRSVFIVERLGKYSRSLEAGFHILIPFIDRIAYKQNLKEQAIDVASQICITKDNIAVEVDGILYLQVIDPQKASYGIDNYRFAVIQISQTTMRSIIGKMELDKTFEERETVNGAIVEAVDKASDSWGIKVSRYEVKNISPPQSIKDAMEKQMRAEREKRALIAESEGDKQAKINRAEGDKQEMIARSEGEKQRKINEASGTASEIELIARATAIGIREIAHSINEEGGMNAVNLRIAEQYLTEFGKLAKVNNSMIVPADLSDIAGVISSITSVLNKTKVDLP from the coding sequence ATGAGCACTACTACTATTATTCTGATCATTCTGGTCCTTTTCCTGCTGGTAGCCTTCATGTCTACCTTCAAGGTGGTACCGCAACGGTCGGTATTCATCGTCGAGCGACTGGGAAAGTACAGCCGTTCGCTGGAAGCGGGCTTCCATATCCTGATCCCCTTCATTGACAGGATAGCATACAAGCAGAACCTGAAAGAGCAGGCCATTGATGTTGCCTCGCAGATATGTATCACGAAAGATAACATCGCGGTGGAAGTGGATGGCATCCTCTATCTCCAGGTCATCGACCCGCAAAAGGCCTCGTACGGGATCGATAATTACCGCTTTGCGGTGATCCAGATCTCGCAGACCACCATGCGTAGCATTATCGGCAAGATGGAGCTGGACAAGACCTTTGAGGAAAGGGAAACGGTGAACGGCGCCATCGTGGAAGCGGTGGACAAAGCCAGCGACTCCTGGGGCATCAAGGTATCCCGTTATGAAGTAAAGAACATCTCGCCCCCCCAGAGCATTAAAGATGCCATGGAAAAGCAGATGCGCGCAGAAAGGGAAAAGAGGGCCCTCATCGCCGAATCTGAAGGCGACAAGCAGGCCAAGATCAACCGGGCGGAAGGTGATAAGCAGGAAATGATCGCCCGCTCCGAAGGTGAGAAACAAAGGAAGATCAATGAAGCCAGCGGTACCGCCTCCGAGATCGAACTGATCGCCCGGGCAACCGCCATCGGTATCCGGGAGATCGCCCATTCCATTAATGAAGAAGGCGGCATGAACGCTGTGAACCTCCGCATCGCGGAACAATACCTGACCGAATTCGGCAAGCTGGCCAAAGTGAACAACTCCATGATCGTACCGGCAGACCTTTCCGATATAGCAGGTGTGATCTCCAGCATCACTTCCGTGCTGAACAAAACCAAGGTAGATCTCCCGTAA
- a CDS encoding CAP domain-containing protein: MKNPYLKSLAPALLLLIASCSKEPLTEFEPAKAPVTIALKDSVFTFDNPVDKALLLELINDVRSKGCNCGDTFMAPAPAVTWNEKLEKAAWLHNKEMSDSSYVSHTGKNGSSAGDRIRKMGYNYKAYRENIAFGILTERTIIKGWMGSVTHCMAMMDPDMKETGIAKYQNFWTQELALHY; this comes from the coding sequence ATGAAAAATCCGTACTTGAAAAGCCTGGCCCCTGCATTGCTGTTGCTGATAGCAAGCTGCTCAAAAGAACCACTGACCGAATTTGAACCGGCCAAAGCGCCTGTGACCATTGCGTTGAAAGATTCCGTTTTCACGTTCGACAATCCGGTAGACAAGGCGCTGCTGCTGGAGTTGATCAATGATGTGAGAAGCAAAGGCTGCAACTGTGGGGACACCTTCATGGCCCCCGCCCCGGCAGTGACCTGGAACGAAAAACTGGAAAAAGCCGCCTGGCTGCACAACAAAGAAATGAGTGACAGCAGCTACGTCAGCCATACCGGCAAAAACGGCAGCAGCGCAGGTGACCGCATCAGGAAGATGGGGTACAATTATAAAGCCTACCGGGAAAACATCGCCTTCGGCATCCTCACCGAGCGGACGATCATCAAAGGCTGGATGGGCAGTGTAACGCACTGCATGGCGATGATGGACCCGGATATGAAAGAAACCGGCATCGCCAAATACCAGAACTTCTGGACGCAGGAACTGGCGCTCCACTACTAA
- a CDS encoding DUF2147 domain-containing protein: MKNTCWLILLFLLPTALFAQQADAITGTWLNEEKDAKVQVYRNGNNYYGKLVWIKDAYEDDGKTLRKDSKNPDAALRNRNLINLVILRNFVFDDGEWTDGKIYDPKSGKTYSSKMKLQGNTLEIRGYVGISMFGRTTVWTKAN; this comes from the coding sequence ATGAAAAACACATGCTGGCTGATCCTTTTATTTCTCCTGCCAACGGCCCTGTTCGCCCAGCAGGCGGATGCCATTACCGGCACCTGGCTTAACGAGGAAAAAGATGCAAAGGTGCAGGTCTACCGCAACGGTAATAACTACTACGGTAAGCTGGTCTGGATAAAAGATGCATATGAAGATGACGGTAAAACACTCCGTAAAGACAGCAAGAACCCGGATGCCGCGCTGAGGAACAGAAATCTCATCAACCTCGTTATCCTCCGCAATTTTGTATTTGATGACGGCGAATGGACGGACGGGAAGATATATGATCCTAAAAGCGGCAAGACCTATAGCAGCAAAATGAAGTTGCAGGGAAATACACTGGAGATACGCGGCTATGTGGGCATCTCCATGTTCGGGCGCACAACGGTATGGA